In one Polynucleobacter sp. JS-JIR-5-A7 genomic region, the following are encoded:
- the coq7 gene encoding 2-polyprenyl-3-methyl-6-methoxy-1,4-benzoquinone monooxygenase — translation MTSPIDKLIIEFDTALRSVFGGANAGRPTPGSAVTPSHSLDAAERKHAAGLMRVNHVGEVCAQALYQSQKLVARNPQIQEMFNHSAQEEMDHLAWCETRLEELGSHTSYLNPLWYAGSFAIGLAAGLAGDQWSLGFVVETEKQVENHLQSHLEKLPPEDHRSRAIVDQMRIDEIEHGQAALHAGGVSLPEPVHKMMQAASKVMTTTAYKI, via the coding sequence ATGACCTCGCCCATTGATAAGCTGATTATTGAGTTTGATACCGCCTTGCGATCTGTCTTTGGTGGGGCAAATGCTGGGCGACCAACACCAGGGTCAGCAGTGACTCCAAGCCATTCTTTGGATGCAGCGGAACGTAAACATGCTGCAGGTCTCATGCGCGTCAATCACGTTGGCGAGGTGTGCGCGCAGGCGCTCTATCAATCACAAAAATTAGTTGCCAGAAATCCGCAAATTCAAGAGATGTTCAATCATTCCGCTCAAGAAGAAATGGACCACTTGGCATGGTGCGAAACTCGCCTGGAAGAGCTTGGCTCGCATACCAGTTATCTCAATCCATTATGGTACGCAGGATCCTTTGCAATCGGCTTGGCAGCTGGCTTAGCGGGTGATCAATGGAGTCTAGGTTTTGTGGTTGAAACAGAAAAGCAAGTTGAAAATCATCTTCAGAGTCATCTTGAAAAATTACCACCAGAAGATCATCGCTCACGCGCGATTGTTGATCAAATGCGGATCGATGAAATTGAGCACGGACAAGCTGCCTTGCATGCTGGCGGAGTAAGCTTGCCTGAGCCAGTTCATAAAATGATGCAGGCCGCATCTAAAGTGATGACTACAACCGCTTACAAAATTTAA
- a CDS encoding penicillin-binding protein 2, with product MRTVGFSTTPNLVLRLPMWRSRLMLFLLFFVFMLLLLRAFWIQGPGNAFYEAKGVRGTQRELELPASRGKILDRNGQVIATSLEAKSVIAYNDTVPDDLAADKVKKLAGLLQISEAELRKKLKDDRKQVFLKRQVDPEIALQIKQLEIPGIGLNNEYRRFYPEGEAMAHVVGFTNVEDKGQEGMELSRERELAAHPGQRRVVIDRLGRVVEDIAIEQLPQNGKDLQLSIDSKIQYLAYNAVKSAVEQHHAKAGGAVVLDTQTGEILALANYPSYNPNDRRNLSGEQLRNRVLTDTFEPGSTMKPLTISIALEKGVVKPNTNMVIGAKYLVGPKPITDSHPFANLTVSQVIQKSSNIGTAKIALNNLSAEEMWDFYTSVGLGQAPKIGFPGAVAGTVHPFKKWVPTDQARIAFGYGISASLFQVARAYTIFARDGELIPLTIERSPGVKNGTQVLSAKTAIEMREMMETVTETGGTAVKAQTEGYRVGGKTGTAHKLVGKGYGNSYRAYFAGLAPISAPRIVVAVMIDEPTGGSHYGGDVAAPVFSTIVGETLRALNVAPDTRPNLMALDDKNSTEVRAANVQTQHVVLKR from the coding sequence ATGAGAACGGTTGGATTTTCAACGACGCCAAACTTAGTATTGCGTCTGCCTATGTGGCGGTCGCGCTTGATGCTATTTCTTTTGTTTTTTGTCTTCATGTTGCTATTGCTGCGCGCGTTCTGGATTCAAGGTCCAGGTAATGCCTTTTATGAGGCAAAGGGCGTGAGAGGTACACAGCGTGAGTTAGAGTTGCCAGCTAGTCGCGGAAAGATCTTGGATCGCAATGGGCAGGTGATTGCAACTAGCCTTGAAGCAAAATCGGTGATTGCATATAACGATACTGTGCCAGATGACTTAGCTGCGGATAAGGTAAAAAAACTGGCTGGCTTATTGCAAATTAGCGAAGCTGAATTGCGTAAAAAGCTAAAAGATGATCGCAAGCAAGTCTTCTTAAAGCGTCAAGTCGATCCAGAAATTGCGCTACAGATTAAGCAACTAGAAATTCCAGGCATTGGTCTGAATAATGAATATCGACGCTTTTATCCTGAAGGTGAGGCAATGGCTCACGTTGTGGGATTTACTAACGTTGAGGATAAGGGTCAAGAAGGTATGGAGCTCTCTAGAGAAAGAGAGCTTGCAGCTCATCCTGGTCAAAGACGTGTAGTAATCGATCGCCTAGGGCGTGTAGTAGAGGACATCGCTATTGAGCAGTTGCCGCAGAATGGTAAAGATTTGCAATTATCGATCGATAGCAAAATTCAATATCTTGCTTATAACGCGGTAAAGAGTGCAGTAGAGCAACATCATGCAAAAGCGGGTGGTGCCGTTGTTCTAGATACGCAGACTGGTGAAATCCTGGCTTTGGCAAATTACCCAAGCTACAACCCAAATGATCGTCGGAATTTAAGTGGCGAGCAACTGCGTAATCGGGTGCTGACAGATACTTTTGAGCCTGGCTCAACAATGAAACCTTTGACGATTTCCATCGCTCTAGAAAAGGGAGTAGTTAAACCAAATACCAATATGGTGATTGGTGCAAAGTATCTGGTCGGACCTAAGCCAATTACAGATTCACACCCTTTTGCTAACTTAACTGTTTCCCAAGTAATTCAGAAGTCGAGCAATATTGGCACTGCAAAGATCGCATTGAATAATCTCTCCGCAGAAGAGATGTGGGATTTTTATACATCAGTAGGTTTGGGACAAGCGCCAAAAATTGGTTTCCCAGGCGCTGTTGCTGGCACAGTGCATCCCTTTAAAAAATGGGTGCCCACTGACCAGGCACGTATCGCTTTTGGATACGGCATTTCTGCTTCACTCTTTCAAGTTGCGCGTGCATATACGATATTTGCGCGCGATGGTGAGTTGATTCCACTAACCATCGAGCGTAGTCCGGGCGTGAAAAATGGTACGCAAGTGCTTTCAGCAAAAACTGCTATTGAAATGCGGGAAATGATGGAAACGGTAACTGAGACTGGCGGCACAGCTGTCAAGGCGCAGACTGAAGGTTATCGGGTTGGCGGTAAGACAGGCACAGCGCATAAGCTTGTTGGCAAGGGGTACGGAAATTCTTATCGTGCTTACTTTGCTGGACTTGCCCCTATTAGCGCACCGAGGATTGTTGTGGCGGTCATGATTGATGAGCCTACTGGTGGTAGCCACTACGGTGGAGATGTGGCAGCCCCTGTTTTTTCTACGATTGTTGGTGAAACATTGAGGGCTTTAAATGTTGCGCCTGATACGAGACCAAATTTAATGGCATTAGATGATAAGAACTCTACAGAGGTTCGTGCTGCTAATGTACAGACACAGCATGTGGTTCTGAAAAGATGA
- the rsmH gene encoding 16S rRNA (cytosine(1402)-N(4))-methyltransferase RsmH: MNITHRPVLLAEAVTALVNGPLIRNQSATQNMLVIDGTFGRGGHTQALLKQLPASARMISFDKDLDAIAVAQQINDPRLRIVHDSFAQMDQYAAPESVDGILLDLGISSPQVDEAHRGFSFRREGPLDMRMNTNQGLTAAEWLEQAPQEEITHVIKTYGEERFAFQIAKAIVAKREEGLSPQTTTQLASLVAGVVRTREAGQDPATRTFQALRIFINRELEDLELGLKAALKLLKPGARLAVISFHSLEDRIVKQFLQAHAKVEIPRGLPVREKDLPQSMIEIIGRIKPSDEEVAENPRARSAIMRVAEKRLGVVT, encoded by the coding sequence ATGAACATAACTCATCGCCCAGTGTTACTGGCCGAGGCGGTGACGGCGCTAGTCAATGGTCCGCTCATTCGGAATCAAAGTGCAACCCAAAACATGCTAGTCATCGATGGAACGTTTGGGCGCGGCGGTCATACACAAGCACTGCTCAAGCAATTACCAGCCTCAGCTCGCATGATTTCATTCGACAAGGATTTGGATGCGATTGCCGTAGCACAACAAATCAACGATCCACGCTTAAGGATCGTACACGACAGTTTTGCGCAGATGGATCAGTACGCAGCACCAGAATCGGTCGATGGAATTTTGTTAGATCTGGGGATCAGTTCGCCCCAAGTGGACGAAGCGCATCGGGGATTTTCTTTTCGGCGCGAAGGTCCACTCGATATGCGGATGAACACCAATCAAGGTTTGACGGCTGCAGAGTGGTTAGAGCAAGCACCGCAGGAGGAAATCACGCACGTGATTAAGACTTACGGGGAAGAGCGTTTTGCATTTCAAATCGCAAAGGCGATTGTGGCTAAGCGAGAAGAGGGCTTGTCGCCGCAAACGACTACGCAATTAGCAAGTCTCGTTGCAGGTGTAGTGCGTACCCGCGAGGCTGGACAAGATCCTGCCACTAGAACTTTTCAGGCCTTACGTATCTTTATCAATCGTGAGCTAGAAGATTTAGAGTTAGGTCTAAAGGCGGCCCTGAAATTATTGAAGCCAGGCGCAAGGCTTGCAGTGATTAGTTTTCACTCATTAGAAGATCGCATTGTTAAACAATTTTTACAAGCCCATGCAAAAGTAGAAATACCTCGTGGGTTACCGGTGCGTGAAAAAGATTTACCCCAAAGTATGATTGAGATTATTGGGCGCATAAAGCCCAGCGATGAAGAGGTTGCGGAAAATCCGCGCGCTCGCTCAGCCATTATGCGAGTAGCAGAAAAGCGATTGGGGGTGGTCACATGA
- the murD gene encoding UDP-N-acetylmuramoyl-L-alanine--D-glutamate ligase: MLTIENTFANPTAVADASYVAPHRFLILGLGESGVAMAKWCLRNGAVVYLVDTRDRSQLSERQLAWLAELELAGLQASQFGPLSDELLTDIDVIGISPGLSPLQEPTESFLVKARKARVDVWSEIEFFARAIAAISRMALDKQSSYTASVLAITGTNGKTTTTALTGQLCERAGKKVAVAGNISPAALDKLMTCLNGADQIEDLPDVWVLELSSFQLVYTYSLNATAATVLNITQDHLDWHGDMGAYAEAKAKIFGSDTICILNRDDLAVMGLLTDEQKVEKALVTFGSNRPDEQGAFGIEHDLRAGGIDWLVWAEVDEDLDPKPKRRRKSAAIQEDEPLRLRRLIPADALRIRGRHNALNALAALALARAANLPMNVLLHGLRDYHGEPHRVQSIAIVNDVEYVDDSKGTNVGATVAALNGLGSNEAGKRIWLIAGGDGKGQDFSPLREPALRFVKGVFLIGKDGEKIAQAIGGDVSFTNSGNLAAAVQAAAAKAISGDLVLLSPACASLDQFRDYKERAQVFASEVEELGMRFEGVQV; the protein is encoded by the coding sequence ATGCTGACTATAGAAAATACTTTCGCTAATCCCACGGCCGTAGCTGATGCTAGCTACGTAGCCCCACATCGCTTTTTGATTTTGGGTCTCGGCGAGTCTGGCGTTGCCATGGCAAAGTGGTGCTTGCGTAATGGTGCAGTAGTGTACTTAGTTGATACACGCGATCGTTCCCAGTTATCTGAGCGTCAGCTAGCATGGCTTGCCGAGCTTGAGTTGGCCGGATTACAAGCCTCTCAGTTTGGTCCTCTCAGCGATGAACTGCTGACGGATATTGATGTGATTGGTATTAGCCCCGGACTTTCGCCCTTACAAGAGCCAACAGAATCATTCTTGGTCAAAGCACGTAAAGCAAGAGTAGATGTTTGGAGTGAAATTGAATTTTTTGCTCGCGCAATCGCTGCTATATCACGCATGGCATTGGATAAGCAATCTAGCTATACAGCTTCAGTGTTGGCTATTACGGGCACTAATGGCAAAACAACTACGACGGCATTAACCGGTCAGCTGTGTGAACGCGCTGGCAAGAAAGTAGCAGTTGCTGGCAATATCAGTCCTGCAGCACTTGATAAGCTCATGACATGTTTGAATGGTGCTGATCAGATTGAGGATTTGCCAGACGTTTGGGTATTGGAGCTTTCAAGCTTCCAATTGGTTTACACCTATTCTTTAAATGCTACTGCGGCAACCGTTCTGAATATCACCCAAGATCATTTAGATTGGCACGGGGATATGGGCGCCTATGCAGAGGCTAAAGCCAAGATATTTGGCTCTGACACGATATGTATCTTGAATCGCGATGACCTAGCAGTGATGGGTTTATTGACTGATGAGCAAAAAGTAGAAAAAGCGCTTGTCACTTTTGGTTCGAATCGCCCTGACGAACAAGGTGCATTTGGCATTGAGCACGATTTGCGCGCTGGTGGCATTGATTGGTTGGTATGGGCTGAGGTCGATGAAGATCTTGATCCCAAACCGAAGCGTCGTCGCAAGTCTGCTGCGATTCAAGAGGATGAGCCATTGCGTTTGAGGCGTTTGATTCCTGCAGATGCATTACGCATTCGGGGTCGTCATAATGCTTTGAATGCGCTTGCTGCTCTAGCATTAGCACGCGCAGCCAATTTGCCGATGAATGTATTACTCCATGGTTTGCGCGATTACCATGGCGAGCCGCACCGTGTACAAAGTATCGCAATTGTGAATGATGTTGAGTATGTGGATGATAGCAAGGGCACTAACGTTGGTGCTACAGTCGCCGCTTTAAATGGTTTGGGTAGCAACGAAGCTGGTAAGAGAATTTGGCTCATTGCAGGGGGTGATGGCAAGGGTCAAGACTTTAGTCCATTGCGCGAGCCCGCATTACGTTTTGTTAAGGGTGTTTTCTTAATTGGTAAAGATGGTGAAAAGATTGCCCAAGCAATCGGTGGCGATGTCTCTTTTACCAATAGTGGTAATTTAGCAGCGGCCGTGCAAGCGGCTGCAGCAAAGGCGATCTCTGGTGATTTGGTTTTACTATCGCCAGCATGTGCAAGCCTCGATCAGTTCCGAGACTATAAGGAGCGGGCACAGGTATTTGCATCAGAGGTTGAAGAATTGGGAATGCGTTTTGAAGGGGTTCAGGTATGA
- the mraZ gene encoding division/cell wall cluster transcriptional repressor MraZ, with amino-acid sequence MFQGASALNLDAKGRMSIPAKHRDALMVQGDGRVTLTKHPDGCLLLFPRPEWEGFRARVAQLPMDAHWWRRIFLGNAAEIDLDSAGRVLVSPELRAAAGIEKEVILLGMGSHLELWDAATYAAKEQAAIAQGMPEALKQFNF; translated from the coding sequence GTGTTTCAAGGTGCGTCAGCTCTCAATTTAGATGCAAAAGGTCGGATGTCGATTCCGGCAAAGCATCGTGACGCCCTAATGGTGCAGGGTGACGGCCGTGTCACGCTCACAAAACACCCCGATGGCTGCCTTCTTTTGTTCCCAAGACCAGAGTGGGAGGGCTTCAGAGCTAGGGTTGCGCAACTGCCCATGGACGCTCATTGGTGGCGCAGAATTTTTCTTGGCAATGCTGCTGAGATTGATCTTGATAGCGCAGGTCGTGTTTTGGTCAGTCCAGAATTACGTGCTGCCGCAGGAATCGAAAAAGAAGTGATCTTGCTCGGTATGGGCAGTCACTTGGAATTGTGGGACGCAGCTACATACGCCGCAAAAGAACAGGCTGCGATTGCGCAAGGTATGCCTGAAGCGCTCAAGCAATTTAATTTTTGA
- the murF gene encoding UDP-N-acetylmuramoyl-tripeptide--D-alanyl-D-alanine ligase, with protein sequence MMMTTLAQVHTMLPGSRLLNVSDEAARVIVLSRVGTDSRQIDTGELFIALSGERFDAHDFLVDVAKSGAGAALVSSAEKCPGNLPAVCVADTRISLGDLAKAWRANHEIPLALVTGSNGKTTVKEMIASIFKVAAGETHTLVTKGNLNNEIGLPLTLLKLRSTDRLAVVELGMNHPGETAQLAAIAQANIALINNAQREHQEFMATVAAVAEEHADVIRALPKDGIAVFPADSEFTSVWRIAAGARKVIDFALLSAQADTNASVRGRLLNNGLVEVITDMGSVEIQLNTLGSHNVRNALAASAVALAAGLSLEKIKQGLEAFAPVNGRMQPKKIHPNYTLIDDSYNANPDSVRAAIDALKQSGNIAWLILGDMGEVGHQGPEFHREVGAYAAEQGVTQLFALGEQCQFAIQGFDGAIKTNPASKAIHFSNMDSLIAQLRDALHAQNAGSNQHLNILVKGSRFMRMERVVQALLEEAKTCS encoded by the coding sequence CTGATGATGACGACATTAGCCCAAGTACACACTATGTTGCCCGGAAGTAGATTGCTGAATGTTTCTGATGAGGCTGCAAGAGTTATTGTGCTATCGAGGGTTGGCACAGATAGCCGTCAAATTGATACTGGTGAGCTATTTATTGCTTTGTCAGGCGAGCGGTTTGATGCCCATGATTTTTTAGTAGATGTTGCAAAGTCTGGTGCTGGAGCAGCATTAGTGAGCAGCGCAGAGAAGTGCCCAGGAAATTTGCCGGCAGTTTGTGTTGCGGATACACGCATTAGTTTGGGTGATTTAGCGAAAGCTTGGCGCGCAAATCATGAGATTCCATTAGCCTTGGTTACCGGTAGCAATGGTAAGACTACGGTTAAAGAGATGATTGCCTCTATATTTAAAGTGGCAGCCGGCGAGACTCATACCTTAGTCACGAAAGGTAATCTCAATAATGAGATTGGTTTGCCCTTGACCTTGTTGAAGCTGCGTTCGACAGATCGCCTTGCAGTAGTGGAGTTGGGTATGAATCATCCCGGCGAAACGGCACAACTAGCGGCGATTGCTCAAGCGAATATTGCCCTCATTAATAATGCCCAACGCGAGCATCAAGAATTTATGGCAACGGTTGCTGCGGTTGCTGAGGAGCATGCCGATGTGATCCGCGCTTTACCTAAAGATGGTATTGCTGTGTTTCCCGCAGACTCCGAGTTCACTTCGGTATGGCGTATAGCTGCGGGCGCAAGAAAGGTGATTGATTTCGCTTTGTTGTCTGCTCAAGCAGATACGAATGCTTCAGTAAGGGGTCGTTTATTAAACAATGGTCTCGTAGAGGTGATTACCGATATGGGATCAGTTGAAATTCAGCTGAATACTCTTGGTAGCCACAATGTACGTAATGCTTTGGCTGCAAGTGCTGTAGCTTTGGCTGCTGGACTTAGTCTTGAAAAAATCAAGCAAGGTCTGGAGGCTTTTGCGCCCGTGAATGGACGCATGCAGCCTAAAAAGATTCATCCAAATTACACATTGATTGATGATAGCTACAACGCTAATCCAGATTCAGTGCGGGCTGCCATTGATGCGTTGAAGCAGTCTGGAAATATTGCTTGGTTGATTCTGGGTGATATGGGAGAGGTTGGTCATCAGGGTCCTGAGTTTCATCGTGAAGTAGGTGCTTATGCGGCTGAGCAGGGAGTTACTCAGTTATTTGCTCTTGGTGAGCAATGCCAGTTTGCGATTCAAGGTTTTGATGGCGCTATAAAAACTAACCCAGCATCAAAAGCCATACATTTTTCCAATATGGATAGTTTGATTGCTCAATTAAGAGATGCATTGCATGCACAGAACGCAGGCAGTAATCAGCATCTCAATATTTTGGTTAAGGGTTCCCGTTTTATGCGCATGGAACGTGTAGTGCAAGCCTTGTTAGAGGAGGCTAAGACATGTTCATAA
- the ftsL gene encoding cell division protein FtsL — MNRATLTLLALLLLCALSLVAAQQRARQLFIAQERAQIEERKLNQEWLRLEYEQRNLSKSARIRSVARNQLHMAPISPERTLYIKEAP, encoded by the coding sequence ATGAATCGCGCAACCTTGACCTTATTAGCTTTGTTATTGCTTTGTGCATTATCTTTGGTCGCCGCACAGCAACGTGCTCGTCAATTATTCATCGCCCAAGAGCGCGCTCAGATTGAAGAGCGTAAGTTGAATCAAGAGTGGTTGCGTTTGGAATACGAGCAGCGCAATCTTTCAAAATCCGCGCGTATACGAAGCGTAGCGCGTAATCAATTGCATATGGCACCGATTTCTCCTGAACGTACTTTGTACATCAAGGAGGCCCCATGA
- a CDS encoding UDP-N-acetylmuramoyl-L-alanyl-D-glutamate--2,6-diaminopimelate ligase — protein MKPNHLIDHLHTLANSSAKVSADSRQIESGDIFFAYPVGHGNALRDGRQFIDAALQKGAVVVVFDSVGADADYLDHPQCIAIENLAEKVGKFCAQWYGEPSKQLQVIGVTGTNGKTSITQWLANALDQPNHRTAVLGTLGTGFPGSLEKTGYTTPDAPKLQTQLKQLLDAGAKQVAMEVSSHALQQERVAGTTFHCAVFTNLSQDHLDYHGSMANYAEAKAKLFSQPGLEHAVVNLDDPFGRELAMNLLARDELRVWAYALNLSAFKGFEKFGDRLQRIYAVDSVLNGFGYDSVFTYEGVGKNSLHISLLGEFNLSNALAVWTTLLTQGLTRDEASKCVGQLQSVIGRLELISLGKSQSEGPLAVVDYAHTPDALQKTLQALLPIAQQRGGKLWCVFGCGGDRDSGKRSQMGTVVANIADQIIITSDNPRSEDPEAIMEMIRQGIHSSSANVQVIADRAVAIMAAIRHADIKDVVLVAGKGHETSQEIKGKRFDFSDQEHIRLAAGGLV, from the coding sequence ATGAAACCCAATCATTTGATTGACCACTTGCACACCCTAGCAAATTCTTCAGCAAAGGTGAGCGCGGATAGTCGTCAGATTGAATCTGGCGATATCTTTTTTGCATACCCTGTTGGCCACGGAAACGCCTTGCGTGATGGGCGCCAATTTATCGATGCTGCTTTACAAAAAGGCGCAGTAGTAGTCGTATTTGACTCTGTTGGCGCTGATGCTGATTATTTAGATCATCCCCAATGTATTGCGATTGAAAATCTTGCAGAGAAAGTAGGTAAGTTTTGCGCCCAATGGTATGGCGAGCCAAGCAAGCAATTACAAGTGATCGGGGTTACGGGTACTAACGGTAAGACCAGTATTACTCAGTGGTTAGCTAACGCATTGGATCAACCGAATCACCGTACAGCAGTACTGGGCACCTTGGGAACGGGTTTTCCAGGTTCGCTGGAGAAGACTGGATACACAACCCCAGACGCGCCAAAGCTACAGACTCAGTTAAAGCAGTTATTAGACGCTGGTGCTAAACAAGTGGCAATGGAAGTGTCATCTCACGCATTGCAACAGGAGCGCGTCGCAGGAACTACATTTCATTGCGCAGTATTTACCAACTTAAGCCAAGATCATCTCGACTACCACGGAAGTATGGCTAACTATGCTGAAGCAAAAGCAAAGTTATTTAGTCAGCCTGGTTTAGAGCATGCCGTCGTAAATTTAGATGATCCTTTTGGTCGTGAGCTGGCGATGAATCTGTTGGCTAGGGATGAACTGAGAGTTTGGGCTTACGCTTTAAATCTATCAGCTTTCAAGGGCTTTGAAAAATTTGGTGACCGTCTACAACGTATTTATGCAGTAGATAGTGTCTTAAATGGCTTTGGATATGATTCTGTTTTCACATACGAAGGTGTGGGTAAAAATTCTCTCCATATTTCTCTGCTTGGCGAGTTTAATTTAAGCAATGCGCTGGCAGTGTGGACAACGCTATTGACGCAAGGCCTCACTCGGGATGAAGCAAGTAAATGTGTCGGTCAATTGCAGTCGGTCATCGGGCGCTTGGAGCTCATCTCATTAGGTAAGAGTCAGTCCGAAGGTCCTTTGGCGGTTGTGGATTACGCACATACGCCGGATGCTTTGCAGAAGACTCTGCAGGCATTGCTCCCAATTGCCCAGCAACGCGGTGGCAAGTTATGGTGTGTATTTGGTTGCGGTGGTGATCGCGATAGTGGCAAACGTTCTCAAATGGGTACCGTTGTTGCTAACATTGCCGATCAAATCATCATTACCAGTGATAATCCGCGCTCTGAAGATCCTGAGGCGATTATGGAGATGATTCGTCAAGGAATTCACTCGTCTAGTGCAAATGTGCAGGTGATTGCAGATCGTGCAGTAGCAATCATGGCCGCTATTCGACATGCAGATATAAAGGATGTGGTGCTGGTTGCCGGCAAAGGTCATGAGACTTCGCAAGAGATTAAAGGCAAGCGTTTTGATTTTTCTGATCAAGAGCATATTCGTCTGGCTGCCGGAGGTCTAGTCTGA
- the mraY gene encoding phospho-N-acetylmuramoyl-pentapeptide-transferase has product MFIILAQWLQEDFGFFRVINYITFRAVMATVTALLIGLAAGPWVIRKLTALKMGQAVRTDGPETHLVKSGTPTMGGVLILIGIFVSCMLWADLSNRFIWIVMIVTFGFGAVGWVDDYRKVARKDPKGMASREKFFWQTLIGLFAAIYLAFSVSEVNNLKVLQLFYEWLKSAFALDLPAKTNLLIPFMKEVSYPLGMMGFIILSYLVIVGSSNAVNLTDGLDGLVIMPVILVGAALGAFAYVMGNAIYAKYLLFPYIPGAGELLIFCGAMGGAGLAFLWYNAHPAQVFMGDVGALALGGALGTIAVIVRQEIVLFVMGGIFVAETLSVMLQVFWFKLTKKHFGEGRRIFRMAPLHHHFELGGWKETQVVVRFWIITILLVLIGLSSLKLR; this is encoded by the coding sequence ATGTTCATAATTTTGGCGCAATGGTTACAAGAGGATTTCGGCTTTTTCCGAGTAATTAATTACATCACCTTTAGAGCGGTAATGGCGACCGTTACTGCATTGTTAATTGGCTTGGCTGCAGGTCCCTGGGTGATTCGAAAGTTAACTGCATTGAAGATGGGGCAGGCCGTGCGTACGGATGGTCCAGAAACCCATTTAGTGAAATCGGGAACGCCAACGATGGGTGGCGTATTAATTCTCATTGGTATTTTTGTCTCTTGCATGCTCTGGGCTGATCTCAGTAATCGCTTTATATGGATTGTGATGATCGTGACTTTTGGTTTTGGGGCTGTGGGTTGGGTGGATGACTATCGTAAGGTCGCACGCAAAGATCCTAAGGGCATGGCATCAAGAGAAAAGTTTTTCTGGCAAACCTTGATTGGTTTATTTGCTGCGATTTACCTAGCGTTCTCAGTGTCTGAGGTGAATAACCTCAAGGTATTGCAATTGTTTTATGAGTGGCTCAAAAGTGCCTTTGCTTTAGATCTACCAGCCAAAACGAATTTACTAATACCTTTTATGAAAGAAGTGAGTTATCCCTTGGGCATGATGGGCTTCATCATCTTAAGTTATCTCGTCATTGTCGGCAGTAGTAATGCCGTCAATTTGACTGATGGCCTTGATGGCTTAGTAATCATGCCAGTGATTTTGGTAGGCGCTGCATTGGGTGCTTTTGCCTATGTGATGGGTAATGCTATCTACGCTAAATATTTATTGTTTCCGTATATCCCAGGTGCTGGTGAGTTATTGATCTTTTGTGGCGCCATGGGCGGAGCAGGTCTAGCTTTCCTTTGGTACAACGCGCATCCAGCGCAAGTATTTATGGGTGATGTGGGTGCCTTAGCTCTCGGTGGCGCGCTTGGAACAATTGCAGTGATTGTGCGTCAAGAAATTGTTCTCTTTGTGATGGGCGGTATTTTTGTGGCTGAAACACTTTCAGTGATGCTGCAAGTCTTTTGGTTCAAGCTCACTAAAAAACATTTTGGTGAGGGTCGTCGCATCTTCCGAATGGCGCCTTTACATCACCATTTTGAATTAGGCGGTTGGAAAGAAACACAAGTGGTGGTTCGTTTTTGGATTATCACGATCCTCTTGGTATTAATTGGTTTATCAAGTTTGAAATTACGGTGA